The sequence below is a genomic window from Oreochromis aureus strain Israel breed Guangdong linkage group 12, ZZ_aureus, whole genome shotgun sequence.
TcaccaaaaaactgaatttacaATTTGTGGAATAATTCTGATACTTTCCCACAATGCAAAAATGTGAAGACTTTGAATATTTTGTCATAATATTATcaaaaaaattctaaaaaatCTGGACTGCATTAAAACCAGACATGATTCTGTCTTGGACATCCCCGCATGTGATCAGGAACACTTCCAGTAATTACTGTCTGTGAAGACAGTTCACCGTGCAGGTTAAATGCAACGAAGAAGCCGTGTGTGTACAGTGATCCAGAAAAGCTGCCATTTtttcaaagctcatttaaaatggacaaCGTGGAAAATTTTTATGTGGTCacaaaaattttatttttaaattctggAAAATACGGACGCTGAAAACTGTCTAAAACTATCTCGCTTGTTATCGCCGTTTAGTTCAAAAATGACTGATGATACTTGAGTGCATCAGTGCGTAGGAATTGGAAGTTTGCAAATCAACACTGAAAGGTACGTACAGGTCCTAGAGCAGCGTATGCTCCATCCAGATGACAGCTTTTCTAGTTCAGCAACACAGTGCTAATGCAGACTGTATCTATTACAACAGCACGACTCAGTAGAAGAGTCTGGGTACTGAGCTGGCCTGCCATTCAGATGTTTCACCAACTGGAAACATTTGGAGGATtgtgaaaaatacaacaaagaaacacaacattcctctcccagaagtccagcagctggtctcctcGGTTCCCAGATTTTTACAGACTGATAAAAGAAGAGGGGGATGTTACGCAGTGGTAAACCCTGACCCAACTTTTTTGGGAAGGATGATACCATCAAATCTAAAATGGGCATAATAGATTTGCAAATTATTGTATTCTGgtgttatttacattttacatcgTGTCTCAACTTTTGGGGAATTTTGAGTCTGCACAGACCAAGACCGGTGCATATAAGACAGTGAAAGGCATTGTATTTTCTTGTTTCTAATATTAACCCAAACACTCACACTTCAAGGACAATAAGGATGTAAAAATCCTCCTACTGGTGTCTCACTTCTCAGTCAGTTTTACATGTACCTCAATATCATAAATGCATACAGCGCTCACCATCCTCAGACCTTTAGTTTGTTTAAGTGAAGTTTAAAGTGTAAGTGTAGGACAACAAACAGAGTTTAACATGATGTGTGTGATATAAGTTAGTTTTTGAAAGTGCATCAAGTAAGTATGGCTTTTTATTCTCTTATGTTTTTAGCTTTTGCAGAGCACTTTATAATCAGTACAGGTGAATTATTTCTTATCATAGCGTTCTGTTGTGTAGGTGCTTATGTTTATTGTCGATGTCTGTATTTGTGTACACTTGCACTGATGAATATGTGTCAGAGACTGAGCAGGTGTTGTATAGCAGTGGTGAGATCTCCTCCTGTGCTGATGAGGGCCTGAAGGTTCGCCTTCTTGTCTCTGAAGCCCATTGAGCTCAGCTGCTCCAGCTCCTCCTTgaactctctctctgtgtgatgGACCTGACACAACATGACATGAGAGTTATTTAAAGTCTTACTTATTAAAATAATGTGTGAAAGAAGTCAAAATGAGATCATGATTAGCGATTTAATTGTgaatccttttaaacaaatgggAAAAAATTAATAAACCTTCCCAGATTTAGTGATTTTGTTTACCCAGACACCCAGTTTTGTTTCTGGGTATTTGGGTATGAGTCTCCCTTCAGGTGCAAAAACCTCTGGATATGAATCAGAAGCAGGCGATCCAGGCGATGtgggaaacaaaaataaatgttttggggAGGAAAAGGAGAGGAGGTGGCatgaaaaaagttttttatgAATAATTGAACTCAAAGAGATGGCCAAGCCGCTGCTGCAGGGGGATAAAAAAGGAGCACTGCAATAAAATCTAAAGCAAAAAAGGGAAATAAGTCAATAAGTTTGTCAGACCACACTCCTTCACACACTGGAGTAAGCAGCAAAAAGCTCTGTGGCAATAACCACCAGAGCTGAAGGCTGGGAGCACTCAGCCGAGTTTAGTGGTTCTGCAGGAAAAAATCGTCAGTATCTAAGAAAGGGAAAGACTAATGCCATCTTCCTTCCCACCAGAAATCAGCGACTCTACCGGGGCTGTAACCCACTAAACAAATCCACAAGTAGAAGCACTGACTCTGAAACTTTAACGATTAACTAGAATTTGAGTCACTGAGGCCCAGCTGGACCTGCTTCAGTAGGTTAAAATGTATAATAGTTTAAACCACTGAACAAATTAGACATCATCTGGCTCCATGAGATGTAGTGTGGTACTCTAATTTATCCACATTCATACCAGCAGCTGTTAATGCAAGCTGATATCAAACAGTCAGTCACTCTTTACACTGCGTAGTTTTTTAAAAGTACTGAATCACTAAATATCAAAGGCGTGTATCATTTGCCTGCCTAAGGGAAATTCTCATTTAGTGTCAAAATGCTATTTACTACTGATATTTTAAATTGAGGCTCAACGTTGGAGACAGACAAAAAGTTTATAAGGTAGTACCTCGTTATTAGTGTTAGCCAGGGCCTGTAGCATCTGCTGtacaaactgctgctgctgctgctctgtcgcTGAAGCAGCCTGTTGACCACTTCCTGATTGGCTGTTCGGAGTGGAGTCAGATGGATGCTCAGAAGCGGCACCGATACCTGTTCCAGTGTTTCCGAGAGCATTCCTGCATGACGGGCAAGACTGGCGATAAGGTTTCTCTGTTCTTCCATCACAATAGATCTCCTTAGGTTGTTTTTACTCACGCAGGTATGAGAGCTGGAGCCTCTGTAGCCAGAGTGTGCAAGCCCTGTTGGATCTGCAACAGAGCCTCCATGGCTCTGGGGTTCAACATGGCCGAGAGCAGCTCTGGAGCCTGCATCTGCACATTATTGATAATGGCAAAGTTATTAATCATACCCACTGAGCAGCGGAGTCAGAGTAGAATCATTTTCCTACATTACTAAAGATGATCATATCTACATGCATTTTACAAAAAGCCATGGCATCTGTCCAGGAACAAGAAAATTATTAGTGTTCCTAATGTAATGCAGACATCTAATCCAGCTGAAAGACAGCAGGTTAACAGTGAGAGGAATAAGCAGACCTGCTGCAGAAAGACAGGGATCTCCTTTCTCAtttgctgctgcagctgaggaTTTCCAGCCAACAAAGGGTGGCTCAGAAGCATCTGcaacaatataaaaatgaaagcagGATGGACTATATAAGACATCTCTGCTGTTTAGGAAGAAGGAAATGTTGTCCTGCAGTTACCTAGTGAAAATACTGCACATTTAAGAATTAAAGTGTCCATGCATCACCTGTGCAGCCAGGTCAGGGTTCTGGCTAAGGCAGTTTAAAAGACTGCTGACGTATGGCCCAGACAGCAGGCTCTCCAGTAGACCTGGACTGGCAGTGATCTCTTCCAGCAGTGACTGCATGCCTGAAGCAGGAAGCCATTaatagaatattttaaaaagaagttcAATGAtatctttaaaatatttaacacattaaaaaacataTAACCTAAGAATGCCTCAAGCATAAAGCTCATGCCTGCTGTGATGCTGCTTTGAGAGTTTGAACCAGCTCTGGATGTGGCAGTCAGTTCACTGAGAGGATCTGTCGAGCGACCAAAGAACATCTGATTGGATTCACCCTCCAGTATGTGGTGATTTCTGGGTGATGTAGTCACTGATGCAGATGCTCCTACCTTCTGGTAAAAGACAAAGcagatattaaaaagaaaacaggttAAGCATACAAGATAAGTTTAACCTGacctaataataatcatcattttCAAAGTCACACCTGTAATTTTGCTTCTGGGTCAGAATTGCCAGTAATGACTTCAGGATTTTCCTGCTCTGACTGCAAATTTTCTAAAGCTTTGTCCTCATTTTTCATCATTTCTTCTATCATGTCAGGGTTCTTGATGAGCTCCAGCAactggaaagagagagagataagtgcaaaaacatactcaAAATATCGGAGGGAGAAATCAGGCGAGGAGGAGGCAACTGTATTCATACTGCAGTGAAATTAGAAAGGTTAAAATAACAACATTTTTGCAAGTGTCTAGTCTAATGTTAGTACAGATGTTCCAATGCTCTGACACCTACTATACCCACCTGTGTTATGACATCTTCGTCGTTAAGCATATCTTTCACTTCTGGGTTTGTTTgcaggagctgctgaatttgggGATTAGACAGAATGAGCTGTCTGATAAGTTGAGGGCTGGAGGTGGAGAGGGTGCTCTGCACAAAGGGGCTGCCCAGGAGACGGTGCATCATTTCTGGGTCAGCCAGCAATCTGTTCTCCATCTGGCGCTGGAGCTCTGGGAAGAAGCTAGTCCCACTGTTTTCAAGGACAAGGCTGTCCAGACCTTCTACTACAGAAACAAGGTGGAACAGAATGACAGATTGTAAGTTCACTGAGGAGCTGAGTacagagcagcagctgaagctCAAACAGAGAAGTCTGGAGAAATGAGAACCACAAACTAGACTTATGAAAATAGTTAAAGGCGAGAAGAGTTCCCGTGTTCTGCACATCTTACCCAGGCAGAGAGGAGAAGTAGGGGAAGGTGTGATGTTATCCGGTTCAGGGTCGAGGTCTGGGTCAGTGGGAGGTGGAGCAGAGGAATGCTGAGGTCTAAGACAGATAcccagttgtttttttaaaacataagtTTGGTATAAATAGATTGTAAATCAAAGGAACCTGAAGGCAGAAGTTACTTATTACTTAAAATTACTTctacaattttaattttaaagagCAGACAGAGTGTGCAGATCTCTGACTGAGAATCTTTGCAGACATAATATTTTGTTTAATACTTCATGTGATGGTGGGGTGATCAGATTCTATCAAATTAAAAGTGGAGCAAAACGTACGTTGATGTGGGACAAAGTGGGAGACACTACCAGTGCTTTATATATACGACCTAAAATGTGACTTATACGTAATGTTCTCCCTGTACTCCAAAATCTCACCTTCCACAAACTTCCAAAGTAATAAGTAGTTTCCCCAGCTTTTTCATAGATTTATTTGATTTGCTTTAGGAAGACACTCATTAAATTCTGacaaatttaatattttatttgctctattttaatattttattttactgagtTTTATTGTAGTTTTTCATGAggctatatatttttatatatttatattatatattatttatatattcccTGCTCTCTGCACAGACATTTTAGCCAAACAGAAGCCAAACAGAAAAGTGAAACTCCTATGAGCACTATTTGGGTGATTGGATGCACACAATATTGCTCCTTTTAGTACATCTGGACCTATATTTTTAAGGCAGTCGCAACcattttctttatctttattaatACCAAATGTTGGTTTATTACTAGCAACAGCATGAGCCCATGCCATAAACAGAGCAGGTTGTCCATACCTTTGGATCATGCTAAGGCGTACCGACCCATTCTGTCCTTTAAGGTGACTCAAGGGTTCAGAGTCTTTGAGGACTCGACTAGAGTGGATCAGGACCAGCTCCTCCGCTGAGGCTCCCAGGTGCTCTGACAGACCCCATTTAAactgcacacacagaaacacacatcaTTCATTGTACCAGCCCAAAAATCAGCAGCAAAGACACCAGGGGCATGTCCAGACAGGGGCCTTGGGTGGCACCAGCCAATATAACTTCCATCCTGGGGTCTCTCCAACAAAACCATTAGATGAGGGCAGTGAAAGAACCAGTAATTCAATGTAGCAGAGAGTGACTATTCAAGACTTTACTTAAGTACAGTTCCAGTGTACTTCTACTTTAAGTGATTCAGGTTATGCTGTTTTCTGCTTAAATTCTACTATATTTTGGAAGCAAATATTGCACTCTGCACTTCACACCATTTATTTTAGGAATTCAGTGAATTATCATTTTGAAGATTTTAAAATAGGAATCTACATAGTTATGGaatgccaggactgccaaaatgaattaattaaaagacaccattaaataattaattaaatgtgtcaataattaattaattaaatatgtcataaatatgtatttaattaattaattccaattttaattaattattgacacatttaattacttattgacacatttaattattatttaatggtgtattgaattaattcattttggcagtcctggcattCCATACAGCACATTATGCTGTTTGACTATAAATAAAGCGTACATGTAATATAATCATCTCTGACGGAAAGATTTAAGTGATATACACATTAACAAACCAATAACTACAATCCAATATATGATTTTGAATGGTGTGACAACAGTAAACCCACTGAATACATCCATATACATATAATAACATACAATCagtggccacttcattaggtacacctattCAGCTGTGAGttaaacacaaatatctaatcagccagtcacaaACATTTAGAGTAGTAAACATGACCaaaatgacctgctgaagttcaaacatgCTGCTGATGTTGAGAGCATCAGAATAGGAAAGAAAGGTGATGTGACTTAGAATCTGGCGATGGTTGTTTGAGAAAGACATGGTAGTCTGAGCACTTTACAAACTGCTGATTTCCTGGGATTTTAGCACATAATtgtctctagggtttacagagaatgatccaaaaaagagaaaatagtgGTCATTATCTGGGTGACAATGTCtttttgatgtcagaggtcagaggagaatggccagacttcTTCAAGCTGAAAGGAACGCAACAAATCAAATAACCCCTAATTACAACCAAGGCATGCAGAAGAGCGTCTCTGAACGCACAACACGTCACACTTTGAAgaagatgggctacagcagcaggagACCACAGCAGGTTCCAGTCCTGTCAGTTTAGAATGGGAAACTGAGGGTATGATTCAGCAAAACTGGACAGTATGagattggaaaaacattgcctgCTCTGAAGagtctcagtttctgctgtgaAATTCAAATGTTACACAGTCAGAATCTGGGGTAGACAACAGGAAATGATTGATCCATCCTGTCTTGTATCAGAGGTTTCGCCAGTGGTGGTGTAGTAATGGTGCGGGGGATATTTCACTGGCACACTTTGGGTACCTTAGTACAGCTGAGCTTCAcgtaaacaccacagcctacccgAGTACAGTTGGTGGTCACTGTGACCCAAGGTGACCCTTtatccatcttctgatggctgtttACAGCACGATAAGGAGCCATACCACAAAACTCAAATCCCCTCACACTGGTGTCCTGAACATgccaatgagttcactgtactcaaatgactTCCGCAGTCACCAGACCTCAATCTAGTGGAGCACCTTTGGGACGTCACACATGGATGTAaatgataaatggactggttcctATGTACAACACgcctcattcatccattcatacaACAGCACTGTGCTTAGATGGTTTCtatcaaacatacacacacacatttacactctGATAGATGCATCAGAAaccaacttggggttagtatctccAGGATATTTAGCACGCAGATATAAAAGGACTGAACCAACCTCCTGGTTAGTAGATGGCGTGCTCTagctcctgagctacagccaccccctgTGATGTACAACAACAACTGTGTGATGCGCTCATGTCATGTGAAGATGCTGATaactgtttccagcaccttgttgaatctatacCACGAACTTAAAGAAGTTTTGAAGGGAAAAAGGGCGTCCAGatgtaactaatgaagtggcctTTGAATTATATTTTGTTACTGGATTCAGGGCCACTCTTTAGCTAGTCATCAACTTCATgctaaatacttttttaaaaacaattttttttgccCCTTTTCACACAGTTATTCCATTCAAAACTATCTTCCCACGTGCAGAGTCACTTTCACATAATAAATCTGTATTAGCACTCTGTGCTGCACATGAGCCCAATTCCAATTTCTATACCACATTAGCGCCTTTAATGATCTGCCCCTTTAGTGCTTTAGCCAcgtaaattaacaaaaacattaatttcAGTTTATTATGGCATGAAAATAAGTCTCAGTGACGTTGTCAgcctgttattattattattacaaggCTCTGAGGCCAGCTGGCTGATCGTGCTTCCCTGACCTGTCTGACGGTGCAGTCTCCTCTAACGATGAAGTCTCTGCTCTCCGTGACACTTGTGACGGTAACGTGGATCCTTTCAGCCCTGCGGCGGTGTCTCGATGTTGTAGTTTCGTCTTTCACTGCTGCCGACATCACTTGTCCGGCCCGCGGGGCTTTAAAGACGGTGCAGACCAGGAGCGCACGGTCCCGACGCGGACTGCGTGTCTGTCCCGATGACTCGGCAATAAGTTGTGCGGATGTGTGGCAGCTGTGGCCACACCGGTCACTGAGGTGGACACGCAAAGCCCACACCTAGTTGCTACTATGCACAGATCTGATGCCCCTGCTGCCGGTTATAACAGTTTTTGAGTGCAcatagacttaaaaaaaaaaaaaaaaatcatacttaATAATAAGCCAGTTATGTAACCGGACTTAACTTAAAGATATAGTGCACCATAAAAATCAGACAGCAGTTCAAATCCTAGATGCTCTCAGTTCACTTTTAAACTCTCAATCCAGGAATAATAATGAATCattataattttaacagcctccaAAGGTGACGCACAGGTGATAAGTGGTAGTTGATGGCAATAGTCTcaaattttttaaatctttcttcCTTTTGAGATTTGACCCAAGAAGTTTTAAAGTATCTTATTTTCATCTGGCTTATGTTAACATCTAATGACTCAAATACAATTTTTTGGCTTGTTTGAGGcacttttacactttttttttttaaatttctccaAGGCTCCTCCAtgctttcacacacaaaaagtaaaaccacattttcactgaaaaagtaatttatttACTTAACAGTgggaaaataaagaaacaaaacaactttgCATTACACACGTGTCATTTTGGCAACAAAACCTTTAAAGATCAGGCACAGAGCCTTCGACAGTACAGGAGATCCAGAGGCACTCTAAGGCCTGAAGAGGGCAGCACGATGTGCCAAGCAGCTACTTTAACACAAGCTTAGAACGTTTGTCGATATTTCAGAAAGCCTCTTGTAAATCGTATTTAATTGTGTAACATATCGTGCCAAATCTAGCTTTttctgttagtgtgtgtgtgtgtgtgtgtttagggaGGGCATGCATTACAGGCTGACCAGGAGTCtaagaatttaaaataaaaaaaaaaagaaccctgATTTCGATCAATAGTGGGAATATTCTTCAGGGGtttcttcatttgtttatttcattttgttttcaggcATTTTCCTTCTGAAACCTTCATAGATCTGCCTCTGAGCCTTTCTTCCCTTTCTTGTTTCCCTGTGAAACAGAAAATTGCAGAAAGGACACAATTATTTATGGATATCAggaggtctgtgtgtgtgcttttattAATTCAAGTCAAAAGATGGATGTagaaacagaacataaatgaGGCAAACACAGTCTTTATCaactggggaaaaaagaaaaaaaaagaaatcataatAACTcaaaaaccaagaaaaaaagtgttcaAATGCTCTGACCTGAATCTAAGCTCACCTTTCCCCTGACTGGGCCGAGTAAACTCTTTATGTTTCTGTCCTTTGGCTTACTTACGCTGACACTTTCTGACTTTACCTGCCTTACAGGCTGAAGTTTCTCTGTTAGGTTTCCACAGTTTCTACAGAAATCCACGAAAGCAATGAGGTGCATGCATGACCATAAACTAGTATGCAGTCAGTTCATCGTAAATGAAGATGGAGACAACACTTTAACACCAGTTCTTCTCTCCTATAATGAAGATACCACACAGAAGAGTATTTGTACTCTCACCTGGTGCTTTGGTTGTTCTGACTGCAGTCCTTTTACTTTAGATCTCTCTTGTTCGAGGGCAGCGTGTAATAATGTTAcctaattaaaatgaaaaacacagatttacaaatataaatatttagaatccccccccacacactcactcacttggTTACACAGTTACAGACCTGTGAAGACAGCTCTTCTTTAATATGCAGTAGCTCCTCTACCTGTAGAagaatttctgctttgtctttCACTGAAAAAGAGAAGGAACAGAAACATCACACACGATATCTTCAttaggaaaggaaaggaaaggaaagggaaggaaaggaggggaaaggaaaggaaaggaaaggaaaggaaaggaaagtcaaaacaatcactttttggaCAATGATTCACCCCCACAGTGGGTTTTAAATCAAGACAACTGAGATGTGACTCAATCGCAGACAAACACATTACATTTGTTGTTTAGGAATTGCAGACAACAATATACATATTCCTCTATATTCAGAGTCAATCCTACCTTTGTTTGCAGGTCACTCTTACTTAAATGACTTTTCTTTGGACCTCTTATTAGGAGTTGGAGGGAAAAGTTAAGAAATGCAAGTTCACTTAGAACAGCAGCTTTCATCTACTTCATTCATCATGAAATAAGACGGGAACAGGCCTTACCTGTCCATGAAAATGCTAGTCAGTCAATTCTGCTATTACTTTTGAGTCACTGAAAATGGAGGACTGTGCATAAATATATCCATAATTCGGAAACCTTTAATGCAGAAGTCTGCACCTCACTCACATCtcgattgtttgatttaaaatccagaaGTGTTGTCTTGTTGTACAAAAgaaaaattacaacaacaacaaaaaaagtgtcATTGTTCAAATACTTTTGGACCAAACTGTATCTACTGTGTTATCAAACTCACTCTCTCCCTGCTGCAGCATCTTCAGCAGCTGAGCATTTCTTGCTTTCACCTCTTTGTATTTTACCTGCAGAGACGAAAAGAAAGATTCTTTTTGTAGCACTGGACACAACAGTGAGGCAAGAAGTGTTGGCTGCAGGTGTGGTcacctttccttttttctgtcacagtgttacagtggtggatgctcatattaaacatgcaCATAGTTTCAACGACGAGTGAAATaagccaaaagctcaggcttcagactgaTCGACATGCTCATGTTCTGACATTTTCTTTCAACTCTTGTCTCTGTATTGTGTTACTGAGAGTGGATTCATTAACGTGGTTATCTCAGACTCACAGCTTTGGCTCTGTGCTGTTTAAAGGGCAGCAAATCAGCGGAAAGTGGCTCGCAGGGAGAGGAACTAAAACTGCTATTTTCACACAGTCAAACAGGGCTGAACAAAGGCAAGCATGagaaaaatagtatttttgaatTATGAATCATCCAAAGCTACTTTAGTAGAGTCCAGTGATAAAAATATGAAGTTGAAAATTAtatgtaaacatatttttttttttttttttttacagaagaaGTCCACACTAACTAACAGTGCCATGTTCAAGCAGCCCACAGCCTACGTGAGTTGAGTTAGAACATCTCAATGATGATGACAAATCAACACTAAAGCCAACCTGTTTGGCTTTAAACATGCAGAGACTTTTCTGGTTAACTTCACCGTTTCTACAGCTGTGAAAATCAAATTTCCTTTTTGTGACTCATCatacaggaataaaaaaaaaaattgtaatataagacaaagataacccaagTAAATATTTCTtatgaaactgaaaaatgaatAGATGAGATAACTGTTTATGGCTGCTGACCTCCCactgtgaaatgttttttttcagcttatCAATTTCCTGGTCTTTCTTCTCCAGCTCATACTTCAGCTGCTCCGCTCTGGGGtcctaacaggaagaaaaacatgaaataaaatcagcaagtaaagaaaaagaaacttcaCTTTGGTGATGGTGCGTGTATACAGTTTCACAAACAGCTTTTCAGATGTACCTTGAGGAAGTTTATCACTAACCAAAACTCAAAGGAAAAGCTAACTTACATACCCGAGTTAATGAGAGAGCTACGTGAGTATTTTGTTGTACTTGTGTCCACTCACTGGTTCATGTTCTGTTGACGTGCTGACTTCTTGTCCCTGGCTGTTTGTATACTGCTCGCGTCTTTTCTCCCGTTGGATTATCCGACTGACATCATCTTCCAACTTATTAAAAAAACGTTCGTCCTGCCCAACTCCCAATGCTAAATTAGCCGTTCTGGAGTCCTGGAAGGTAATTTGGTTGacgacatttttttaaagttacaaacaaaacattaaaaaattaatattatCTTTAATTCGTCCCTCACATTTCTGTGCAATCTatctataaaatataaagtaaacaTAGAGTGGAGCCTGCTCACctctttctcttgttttctacTTAAATtctctgcaaaaagaaaacacaatgcAATAACTagttacaaaaaaataacaattataTGCAATGTAGTAAATCATATATATGAGGTCCATATATAAGACTTTAAAGTAATAGTAAGCTGGTCTCACCTGCACTGCTTTCAGCCTGGAAGTCTTGCAGAGAAactgtctttttgtcttttgcctGCTGATTCTTCTTTTTGTCCTTCTTGCCTCCACCTTCTTTTCCTGCCCGTGACTTTGGCGAGGACgtgtttgtgttgctctgatGAATGAAAGCAGGTGCTTTGACTTCAGTTGGCTCAAGTTCTTGCTTTGATACCAGAAAtgaattctgttttgttttttaatctacaGAAACTCCAGCAGAGTCATTTAAAACAAGATCCTTTAATCACCAACATGAAGAAGGAATAAGGTAATATGCTGACTTATAATTTAAGTGAACGTGTCACAGGTGTGTCAGAGGGATGTACGACTTACGTAAAAGTGAACATACAGCACAATGTAAAATGTTTCCGCTCTGACATCTGTGCCCCCAAATGTGGCTTTCAAAATGAGAATATTAGTGTTTTTCTGCAGCGTACCTGCTTCTGTTGTTCATACTCCAGTTTACTTAAAATCAAGGCCTTTTCCAAGTCTGCTTCA
It includes:
- the LOC116336435 gene encoding ubiquilin-1 isoform X2 — protein: MSAAVKDETTTSRHRRRAERIHVTVTSVTESRDFIVRGDCTVRQFKWGLSEHLGASAEELVLIHSSRVLKDSEPLSHLKGQNGSVRLSMIQRPQHSSAPPPTDPDLDPEPDNITPSPTSPLCLVEGLDSLVLENSGTSFFPELQRQMENRLLADPEMMHRLLGSPFVQSTLSTSSPQLIRQLILSNPQIQQLLQTNPEVKDMLNDEDVITQLLELIKNPDMIEEMMKNEDKALENLQSEQENPEVITGNSDPEAKLQVGASASVTTSPRNHHILEGESNQMFFGRSTDPLSELTATSRAGSNSQSSITAGMSFMLEAFLGMQSLLEEITASPGLLESLLSGPYVSSLLNCLSQNPDLAAQMLLSHPLLAGNPQLQQQMRKEIPVFLQQMQAPELLSAMLNPRAMEALLQIQQGLHTLATEAPALIPANALGNTGTGIGAASEHPSDSTPNSQSGSGQQAASATEQQQQQFVQQMLQALANTNNEVHHTEREFKEELEQLSSMGFRDKKANLQALISTGGDLTTAIQHLLSL
- the gkap1 gene encoding G kinase-anchoring protein 1 isoform X1, which codes for MASSAMITVPTTASRFALLQIDSDSDSDTSESGKATTKTGRDSSGKPRQGKAGAAGGKAAQGNDKKKDKKKKKKEQQQSEANELRNLAFKKIPQKSSAPPPCMTLSGIASELLNPTSVDHDTPSEGWQQWKRRDEQITTELYEADLEKALILSKLEYEQQKQSNTNTSSPKSRAGKEGGGKKDKKKNQQAKDKKTVSLQDFQAESSAENLSRKQEKEDSRTANLALGVGQDERFFNKLEDDVSRIIQREKRREQYTNSQGQEVSTSTEHEPDPRAEQLKYELEKKDQEIDKLKKNISQWEVKYKEVKARNAQLLKMLQQGEMKDKAEILLQVEELLHIKEELSSQVTLLHAALEQERSKVKGLQSEQPKHQKLWKPNRETSACKAGKVRKCQRK
- the gkap1 gene encoding G kinase-anchoring protein 1 isoform X2, which codes for MASSAMITVPTTASRFALLQIDSDSDSDTSESGKATTKTGRDSSGKPRQGKAGAAGGKAAQGNDKKKDKKKKKKEQQQSEANELRNLAFKKIPQKSSAPPPCMTLSGIASELLNPTSVDHDTPSEGWQQWKRRDEQITTELYEADLEKALILSKLEYEQQKQSNTNTSSPKSRAGKEGGGKKDKKKNQQAKDKKTVSLQDFQAESSAENLSRKQEKEDSRTANLALGVGQDERFFNKLEDDVSRIIQREKRREQYTNSQGQEVSTSTEHEPDPRAEQLKYELEKKDQEIDKLKKNISQWEVKYKEVKARNAQLLKMLQQGEMKDKAEILLQVEELLHIKEELSSQVTLLHAALEQERSKVKGLQSEQPKHQGNKKGKKGSEADL
- the LOC116336435 gene encoding ubiquilin-1 isoform X3; the protein is MSAAVKDETTTSRHRRRAERIHVTVTSVTESRDFIVRGDCTVRQFKWGLSEHLGASAEELVLIHSSRVLKDSEPLSHLKGQNGSVRLSMIQRPQHSSAPPPTDPDLDPEPDNITPSPTSPLCLVEGLDSLVLENSGTSFFPELQRQMENRLLADPEMMHRLLGSPFVQSTLSTSSPQLIRQLILSNPQIQQLLQTNPEVKDMLNDEDVITQLLELIKNPDMIEEMMKNEDKALENLQSEQENPEVITGNSDPEAKLQKVGASASVTTSPRNHHILEGESNQMFFGRSTDPLSELTATSRAGSNSQSSITAGMQSLLEEITASPGLLESLLSGPYVSSLLNCLSQNPDLAAQMLLSHPLLAGNPQLQQQMRKEIPVFLQQMQAPELLSAMLNPRAMEALLQIQQGLHTLATEAPALIPANALGNTGTGIGAASEHPSDSTPNSQSGSGQQAASATEQQQQQFVQQMLQALANTNNEVHHTEREFKEELEQLSSMGFRDKKANLQALISTGGDLTTAIQHLLSL
- the LOC116336435 gene encoding ubiquilin-1 isoform X1, with the protein product MSAAVKDETTTSRHRRRAERIHVTVTSVTESRDFIVRGDCTVRQFKWGLSEHLGASAEELVLIHSSRVLKDSEPLSHLKGQNGSVRLSMIQRPQHSSAPPPTDPDLDPEPDNITPSPTSPLCLVEGLDSLVLENSGTSFFPELQRQMENRLLADPEMMHRLLGSPFVQSTLSTSSPQLIRQLILSNPQIQQLLQTNPEVKDMLNDEDVITQLLELIKNPDMIEEMMKNEDKALENLQSEQENPEVITGNSDPEAKLQKVGASASVTTSPRNHHILEGESNQMFFGRSTDPLSELTATSRAGSNSQSSITAGMSFMLEAFLGMQSLLEEITASPGLLESLLSGPYVSSLLNCLSQNPDLAAQMLLSHPLLAGNPQLQQQMRKEIPVFLQQMQAPELLSAMLNPRAMEALLQIQQGLHTLATEAPALIPANALGNTGTGIGAASEHPSDSTPNSQSGSGQQAASATEQQQQQFVQQMLQALANTNNEVHHTEREFKEELEQLSSMGFRDKKANLQALISTGGDLTTAIQHLLSL